The following proteins are encoded in a genomic region of Pirellulales bacterium:
- a CDS encoding dockerin type I domain-containing protein, with protein sequence MSLESRSRLRAGLSVRAITRSLRLEPLECRRMLAVFNVTAAVADGAAGSLRAALVAAASNADASNTINLAAGTYALTDSTDGNLLVHNLAGGATKTFVLAGAAQATTIIQGGDSWNDRILQIVSAPGAAVAVTMKNLSIQGGNAFAGGALGGTAALGGGVLVDGGQVTLSHVGLSSNHAFGTTGAAGAAGGGTGGIGAAARGGAIYLAAGTLNLTQSTLSNNFAFGGVGGAGGLGASAGKNSAPHGASGAAGGNGAPGTTPATPGAEGGHGGAGGTGHNGAGGSNAVAHAGQGGAGGAGGDGSGGGIYVAAGQLTITNTTFTGNAADGGTGGAGGSGGRGAALKGGFGGSGGAGGTGGVGGRGGPAIGGGGVALHSGGAGGDGGAGGGGGRGGLGGNGAAGAGGGAGGAGGNGYGGALYVAAGSVVFQTDTLQSNSAVGGTGGRGGDAGQGGAGNTGGCGGPGGRGGSGGRGGGDGGSNAGAGGLGHSGGLAGAAANGGAGAVGGVGGAGGNGGNGAGGAIYLLGGTLGLGSVSITSNAAYGGDAGVGGNGATGGAGGRGGPGGAGGNGGRGGAGANNAVGLLGAVGGQGGNGAVAAAGAVGGRGGNGGLGGVGGQGGDAFGGGMALRGGAAGLSAVTLSSNSAFGATGAPGGEGGAGGTGGDGGHGGQGGAGGDGGSAGQNAQLQLLPTGGTAGGGGRGGTGGVGGAGGNGANGGAGGGGGDAIGGSVYLDGAQLNIGPGTTYSGTALAGGGGSGGNIGLAGAGGHGGAAGAGGAGGHGGAGLTHGGANGLSGAAGQAGAGGGSGASGGFGATGASGRSAGAGIYVNSGTVTTVLRATHAAVVQQPPTSIAAGTPFSIEVDALNANNNVDPTYNGLITVSLGNNPGGSGLAGTLLLTAVHGVATFTNLELFKPGSGYTLNVAAAGISSTATSSFNVTGASNLPPKVIQVLAAGTTWNPSFLNALKVSGQGNGTGYNLPAGAAQLTSLPWSNVNQIQIAFSEAVTVSQASLSLTGLGGVLATTGFSYNATAFVATWTLANPIGAGKVTINLHSSGTSAVKDSGGRALDGEWTNGASAYPSGNGTAGGDFNFAINVLPGDANGDGIVNSQDLALVSSSWLSSGPVADDNGDGIVNSQDLALISSQWLAALPAGGAASGNSQASSLRANGAQTAAFSVSSQSDAAPAFAIPIIGPVLPQAWARPSAQLSDRSVAPLPSLFATAATSARDRAFRLEDGAGSGGNRSRDWWQGDDPIGEGLLSVLATARPHSR encoded by the coding sequence ATGTCATTGGAGAGCCGCTCGCGCTTGCGGGCTGGATTGTCCGTCCGCGCCATTACGCGTTCGTTGCGACTGGAACCGCTCGAGTGCCGGCGGATGCTGGCGGTTTTCAACGTCACTGCCGCGGTTGCCGATGGCGCCGCCGGCAGTCTGCGCGCCGCGCTCGTGGCCGCAGCGTCCAATGCCGATGCCTCGAACACGATCAATCTCGCCGCCGGCACCTATGCGCTGACCGATAGCACCGACGGCAACCTGCTCGTCCACAACCTGGCGGGCGGCGCGACCAAGACGTTCGTTCTCGCCGGCGCTGCGCAAGCCACGACCATCATCCAGGGAGGCGATTCCTGGAACGATCGTATCCTGCAAATCGTCAGCGCGCCGGGCGCTGCCGTTGCCGTGACGATGAAGAATCTTTCGATCCAAGGAGGTAATGCCTTCGCGGGCGGTGCCCTCGGCGGTACGGCTGCGCTCGGCGGCGGAGTGCTGGTTGACGGCGGGCAAGTCACGCTGAGCCACGTCGGGCTTTCGAGCAATCATGCGTTTGGCACGACCGGCGCGGCGGGCGCAGCCGGCGGCGGAACCGGGGGCATCGGTGCGGCCGCTCGCGGCGGCGCGATCTATCTCGCGGCCGGGACATTGAACCTTACACAAAGCACGCTCTCGAACAATTTCGCCTTCGGCGGAGTCGGCGGCGCCGGAGGCTTGGGCGCAAGCGCCGGCAAAAACTCCGCGCCGCACGGCGCGTCAGGAGCAGCAGGCGGAAACGGCGCCCCAGGAACTACGCCCGCCACGCCAGGCGCCGAGGGTGGGCACGGCGGAGCGGGAGGCACAGGGCACAACGGCGCGGGCGGGTCGAATGCCGTGGCGCATGCCGGGCAGGGAGGCGCCGGCGGCGCCGGGGGCGATGGCTCGGGAGGAGGAATCTACGTCGCCGCCGGTCAGTTGACGATCACGAACACGACGTTCACCGGCAACGCGGCCGATGGCGGAACGGGCGGCGCCGGAGGATCCGGCGGTCGCGGCGCCGCGCTCAAAGGGGGCTTCGGTGGGTCGGGCGGAGCCGGTGGAACCGGCGGTGTCGGGGGACGCGGCGGTCCGGCTATCGGTGGTGGCGGAGTCGCACTGCACAGTGGCGGCGCCGGTGGAGATGGTGGCGCAGGCGGCGGTGGTGGGCGCGGAGGGCTCGGCGGCAATGGCGCCGCTGGCGCCGGTGGCGGCGCGGGGGGCGCTGGCGGCAATGGCTATGGCGGCGCGCTTTATGTCGCGGCAGGAAGTGTTGTTTTTCAAACGGACACACTGCAGTCCAATTCCGCGGTGGGCGGCACCGGTGGTCGTGGCGGCGATGCCGGTCAAGGAGGCGCAGGCAACACCGGGGGCTGTGGTGGACCTGGGGGGCGCGGCGGCTCGGGAGGGCGCGGGGGGGGCGACGGCGGTTCCAACGCCGGTGCTGGCGGCCTCGGTCACTCCGGAGGCCTCGCCGGCGCAGCGGCCAATGGCGGAGCGGGCGCCGTCGGCGGCGTTGGAGGAGCGGGCGGTAACGGCGGCAATGGCGCCGGCGGCGCGATTTATTTACTCGGCGGCACGTTGGGGCTCGGCAGCGTTAGCATCACATCGAATGCCGCCTATGGTGGCGATGCCGGAGTCGGCGGCAATGGCGCCACCGGCGGCGCCGGAGGGCGCGGTGGCCCTGGCGGCGCCGGAGGCAACGGTGGTCGCGGCGGCGCAGGTGCGAACAACGCCGTTGGCCTCCTCGGCGCGGTCGGTGGCCAAGGCGGAAATGGGGCGGTCGCCGCCGCGGGTGCCGTCGGAGGACGCGGCGGCAACGGCGGCCTCGGCGGCGTCGGCGGTCAGGGAGGCGACGCTTTCGGCGGCGGCATGGCATTGCGCGGCGGAGCAGCCGGTCTTAGCGCGGTCACACTTTCGTCGAACAGCGCCTTCGGAGCGACGGGTGCGCCAGGCGGCGAGGGAGGAGCCGGTGGAACCGGCGGCGACGGCGGTCATGGAGGACAAGGGGGCGCAGGGGGTGACGGCGGCTCGGCAGGCCAAAACGCGCAGCTGCAACTCCTGCCCACCGGCGGCACCGCCGGTGGCGGTGGACGCGGCGGCACCGGCGGCGTCGGGGGCGCGGGCGGTAATGGCGCGAACGGCGGCGCGGGGGGCGGCGGCGGAGACGCGATCGGCGGAAGCGTCTACTTAGATGGCGCTCAGCTCAACATTGGCCCTGGCACGACGTACTCCGGCACCGCGCTGGCCGGCGGCGGCGGTAGCGGTGGCAACATCGGCCTGGCAGGCGCTGGTGGCCATGGTGGTGCGGCGGGCGCAGGCGGGGCCGGCGGTCACGGCGGAGCCGGGCTCACGCATGGGGGCGCAAACGGTTTGTCGGGTGCAGCTGGACAAGCAGGCGCCGGAGGAGGCAGCGGAGCCAGCGGCGGTTTCGGCGCTACGGGTGCGAGCGGGCGCTCCGCGGGCGCCGGCATCTACGTCAACAGTGGCACCGTGACCACCGTCCTGCGAGCAACTCACGCTGCCGTCGTTCAGCAGCCACCGACAAGCATCGCGGCCGGCACTCCCTTCTCGATCGAAGTCGACGCGCTGAACGCCAATAACAACGTCGATCCGACCTACAACGGACTCATTACCGTGTCGCTCGGCAATAATCCCGGCGGTAGCGGACTTGCCGGTACGCTTTTGCTCACTGCCGTGCACGGCGTCGCGACGTTTACGAATCTCGAGCTGTTCAAGCCGGGCAGCGGGTACACGCTGAACGTCGCGGCCGCGGGAATCTCGTCGACGGCAACCAGTTCGTTTAACGTCACCGGTGCCAGCAATTTGCCGCCGAAAGTGATCCAAGTGCTCGCGGCAGGCACGACGTGGAATCCCAGCTTTCTCAATGCCCTCAAAGTGTCTGGGCAGGGAAACGGCACGGGCTACAACCTTCCGGCCGGCGCAGCGCAGCTAACATCGCTTCCGTGGAGCAACGTCAATCAAATTCAAATTGCCTTCAGTGAAGCAGTCACCGTGTCGCAAGCCAGTTTGTCGCTTACTGGTTTGGGAGGCGTGTTGGCCACTACCGGCTTCTCGTACAACGCGACAGCGTTCGTTGCCACGTGGACGCTCGCCAATCCGATCGGCGCCGGCAAAGTGACGATCAATCTGCATTCCTCCGGCACAAGTGCGGTCAAAGATTCTGGCGGCCGCGCGCTGGACGGCGAGTGGACGAACGGCGCAAGCGCTTACCCATCGGGTAATGGCACGGCTGGCGGTGATTTCAATTTTGCGATTAACGTGTTGCCGGGAGACGCGAACGGCGATGGCATCGTCAATAGCCAGGATCTAGCGCTCGTGTCGTCCAGTTGGCTGTCGTCGGGGCCGGTCGCTGATGACAATGGCGATGGCATCGTGAATAGTCAGGATCTGGCCCTGATTTCTTCACAGTGGTTGGCCGCCTTGCCGGCGGGCGGAGCGGCGTCGGGCAATAGCCAGGCGAGCAGCCTTCGGGCGAACGGCGCGCAGACGGCGGCTTTCTCGGTTTCTAGTCAGAGTGATGCTGCGCCGGCCTTTGCAATACCAATCATCGGTCCGGTGTTGCCGCAAGCCTGGGCGAGACCGTCTGCGCAGCTTTCGGATCGTTCCGTCGCTCCGCTTCCCTCTCTTTTTGCGACGGCAGCAACGTCTGCGCGCGATCGAGCCTTCCGCCTGGAAGACGGCGCCGGTTCCGGCGGCAATCGATCTCGAGATTGGTGGCAGGGAGACGATCCGATCGGCGAAGGACTACTCAGCGTCCTGGCCACCGCTCGCCCCCACTCGCGATAA